The following coding sequences lie in one Arabidopsis thaliana chromosome 3, partial sequence genomic window:
- a CDS encoding 2-oxoglutarate (2OG) and Fe(II)-dependent oxygenase superfamily protein (2-oxoglutarate (2OG) and Fe(II)-dependent oxygenase superfamily protein; FUNCTIONS IN: oxidoreductase activity, iron ion binding; INVOLVED IN: oxidation reduction; LOCATED IN: cellular_component unknown; EXPRESSED IN: inflorescence meristem, male gametophyte, flower, pollen tube; EXPRESSED DURING: L mature pollen stage, M germinated pollen stage, 4 anthesis, petal differentiation and expansion stage; CONTAINS InterPro DOMAIN/s: Isopenicillin N synthase (InterPro:IPR002283), Oxoglutarate/iron-dependent oxygenase (InterPro:IPR005123); BEST Arabidopsis thaliana protein match is: 2-oxoglutarate (2OG) and Fe(II)-dependent oxygenase superfamily protein (TAIR:AT5G05600.1).): MNNLDEIKIESKTCLNDQEQEVKIDNMHMSDQDKNKIEIKNKSGLGEKWPEPIVRVQSLAESNLTSLPDRYIKPPSQRPQTTIIDHQPEVADINIPIIDLDSLFSGNEDDKKRISEACREWGFFQVINHGVKPELMDAARETWKSFFNLPVEAKEVYSNSPRTYEGYGSRLGVEKGAILDWNDYYYLHFLPLALKDFNKWPSLPSNIREMNDEYGKELVKLGGRLMTILSSNLGLRAEQLQEAFGGEDVGACLRVNYYPKCPQPELALGLSPHSDPGGMTILLPDDQVVGLQVRHGDTWITVNPLRHAFIVNIGDQIQILSNSKYKSVEHRVIVNSEKERVSLAFFYNPKSDIPIQPMQQLVTSTMPPLYPPMTFDQYRLFIRTQGYRSYGSLKNYLEIPKDW, from the exons ATGAACAACCTAGACGAGATCAAGATCGAGAGCAAGACCTGCCTCAAcgatcaagaacaagaagtcAAAATAGACAACATGCACATGAGCGACCAAGACAAGAACAAGatcgaaatcaagaacaagagtGGCCTCGGCGAAAAGTGGCCAGAACCCATCGTCCGAGTCCAATCTCTAGCCGAGAGCAACCTCACTAGTCTCCCTGACCGTTACATCAAGCCGCCGTCTCAACGCCCTCAAACCACCATCATCGACCACCAACCGGAAGTAGCTGACATAAATATACCGATCATAGACCTAGACAGTCTATTCTCTGGCAATGAAGACGACAAGAAGAGGATATCCGAGGCATGCCGTGAATGGGGATTCTTCCAG GTAATCAACCATGGCGTGAAGCCGGAGCTGATGGACGCAGCTAGAGAAACTTGGAAGAGCTTCTTTAATTTGCCTGTTGAAGCCAAAGAAGTTTACTCAAACTCCCCAAGAACCTATGAAGGATATGGAAGCAGATTGGGTGTGGAAAAAGGAGCCATTCTTGATTGGAATGATTATTACTATCtccattttcttcctcttgccTTGAAGGATTTCAACAAATGGCCTTCTTTACCTTCCAACATTAG AGAAATGAATGATGAGTACGGTAAGGAACTAGTGAAGCTAGGTGGGAGACTAATGACGATCTTATCGTCAAATTTGGGGCTAAGAGCAGAACAACTTCAAGAAGCATTTGGTGGAGAAGACGTTGGTGCATGTTTGAGGGTTAATTATTACCCAAAGTGCCCTCAACCGGAGCTTGCCCTCGGCCTCTCCCCTCATTCTGATCCCGGCGGCATGACCATCCTCTTGCCGGACGATCAAGTCGTCGGCCTTCAGGTCCGTCACGGTGACACGTGGATCACTGTCAATCCTCTCCGCCACGCTTTTATCGTCAATATCGGCGATCAAATTCAG ATACTAAGCAATTCGAAATACAAGAGCGTGGAACATCGAGTGATAGTGAATTCGGAAAAAGAAAGGGTTTCACTAGCATTCTTCTATAACCCTAAGAGTGACATTCCGATCCAACCAATGCAACAACTTGTCACCTCTACGATGCCTCCCTTGTATCCTCCCATGACCTTTGATCAATATAGACTCTTCATTAGAACGCAAG GATACCGAAGCTATGGAAGCTTAAAGAACTACCTAGAGATTCCAAAAGATtggtga
- a CDS encoding 2-oxoglutarate (2OG) and Fe(II)-dependent oxygenase superfamily protein (2-oxoglutarate (2OG) and Fe(II)-dependent oxygenase superfamily protein; FUNCTIONS IN: oxidoreductase activity, iron ion binding; INVOLVED IN: oxidation reduction; LOCATED IN: cellular_component unknown; EXPRESSED IN: inflorescence meristem, male gametophyte, flower, pollen tube; EXPRESSED DURING: L mature pollen stage, M germinated pollen stage, 4 anthesis, petal differentiation and expansion stage; CONTAINS InterPro DOMAIN/s: Isopenicillin N synthase (InterPro:IPR002283), Oxoglutarate/iron-dependent oxygenase (InterPro:IPR005123); BEST Arabidopsis thaliana protein match is: 2-oxoglutarate (2OG) and Fe(II)-dependent oxygenase superfamily protein (TAIR:AT5G05600.1); Has 8772 Blast hits to 8716 proteins in 1011 species: Archae - 0; Bacteria - 1149; Metazoa - 114; Fungi - 1021; Plants - 4999; Viruses - 0; Other Eukaryotes - 1489 (source: NCBI BLink).) — MNNLDEIKIESKTCLNDQEQEVKIDNMHMSDQDKNKIEIKNKSGLGEKWPEPIVRVQSLAESNLTSLPDRYIKPPSQRPQTTIIDHQPEVADINIPIIDLDSLFSGNEDDKKRISEACREWGFFQVINHGVKPELMDAARETWKSFFNLPVEAKEVYSNSPRTYEGYGSRLGVEKGAILDWNDYYYLHFLPLALKDFNKWPSLPSNIREMNDEYGKELVKLGGRLMTILSSNLGLRAEQLQEAFGGEDVGACLRVNYYPKCPQPELALGLSPHSDPGGMTILLPDDQVVGLQVRHGDTWITVNPLRHAFIVNIGDQIQILSNSKYKSVEHRVIVNSEKERVSLAFFYNPKSDIPIQPMQQLVTSTMPPLYPPMTFDQYRLFIRTQGPRGKSHVESHISPR, encoded by the exons ATGAACAACCTAGACGAGATCAAGATCGAGAGCAAGACCTGCCTCAAcgatcaagaacaagaagtcAAAATAGACAACATGCACATGAGCGACCAAGACAAGAACAAGatcgaaatcaagaacaagagtGGCCTCGGCGAAAAGTGGCCAGAACCCATCGTCCGAGTCCAATCTCTAGCCGAGAGCAACCTCACTAGTCTCCCTGACCGTTACATCAAGCCGCCGTCTCAACGCCCTCAAACCACCATCATCGACCACCAACCGGAAGTAGCTGACATAAATATACCGATCATAGACCTAGACAGTCTATTCTCTGGCAATGAAGACGACAAGAAGAGGATATCCGAGGCATGCCGTGAATGGGGATTCTTCCAG GTAATCAACCATGGCGTGAAGCCGGAGCTGATGGACGCAGCTAGAGAAACTTGGAAGAGCTTCTTTAATTTGCCTGTTGAAGCCAAAGAAGTTTACTCAAACTCCCCAAGAACCTATGAAGGATATGGAAGCAGATTGGGTGTGGAAAAAGGAGCCATTCTTGATTGGAATGATTATTACTATCtccattttcttcctcttgccTTGAAGGATTTCAACAAATGGCCTTCTTTACCTTCCAACATTAG AGAAATGAATGATGAGTACGGTAAGGAACTAGTGAAGCTAGGTGGGAGACTAATGACGATCTTATCGTCAAATTTGGGGCTAAGAGCAGAACAACTTCAAGAAGCATTTGGTGGAGAAGACGTTGGTGCATGTTTGAGGGTTAATTATTACCCAAAGTGCCCTCAACCGGAGCTTGCCCTCGGCCTCTCCCCTCATTCTGATCCCGGCGGCATGACCATCCTCTTGCCGGACGATCAAGTCGTCGGCCTTCAGGTCCGTCACGGTGACACGTGGATCACTGTCAATCCTCTCCGCCACGCTTTTATCGTCAATATCGGCGATCAAATTCAG ATACTAAGCAATTCGAAATACAAGAGCGTGGAACATCGAGTGATAGTGAATTCGGAAAAAGAAAGGGTTTCACTAGCATTCTTCTATAACCCTAAGAGTGACATTCCGATCCAACCAATGCAACAACTTGTCACCTCTACGATGCCTCCCTTGTATCCTCCCATGACCTTTGATCAATATAGACTCTTCATTAGAACGCAAGGTCCACGTGGAAAATCCCACGTTGAGTCTCATATATCTCCTCGTTAA
- the AL2 gene encoding alfin-like 2 (alfin-like 2 (AL2); CONTAINS InterPro DOMAIN/s: Zinc finger, PHD-type, conserved site (InterPro:IPR019786), Protein of unknown function DUF3594 (InterPro:IPR021998), Zinc finger, PHD-type (InterPro:IPR001965), Zinc finger, FYVE/PHD-type (InterPro:IPR011011), Zinc finger, PHD-finger (InterPro:IPR019787); BEST Arabidopsis thaliana protein match is: alfin-like 1 (TAIR:AT5G05610.2); Has 1527 Blast hits to 1482 proteins in 179 species: Archae - 0; Bacteria - 0; Metazoa - 758; Fungi - 235; Plants - 458; Viruses - 0; Other Eukaryotes - 76 (source: NCBI BLink).), producing the protein MAAAAVSSNPRTVEEIFKDYSARRAALLRALTKDVDDFYSQCDPEKENLCLYGHPNESWEVNLPAEEVPPELPEPALGINFARDGMQRKDWLSLVAVHSDCWLLSVSFYFGARLNRNERKRLFSLINDLPTLFDVVTGRKAMKDNKPSSDSGSKSRNGTKRSIDGQTKSSTPKLMEESYEEEEEEDEHGDTLCGSCGGHYTNEEFWICCDVCERWYHGKCVKITPAKAESIKQYKCPPCCAKKGRQ; encoded by the exons ATGGCCGCCGCAGCCGTTTCCTCTAACCCTCGCACCGTTGAAGAGATCTTCAAAGATTATTCCGCTCGTCGTGCCGCTCTTCTTCGTGCTCTCACTAAAG ATGTTGATGATTTTTACTCTCAATGCGATCCGG AAAAGGAGAATTTGTGTTTGTACGGACACCCTAATGAGTCATGGGAAGTGAATCTACCAGCAGAGGAAGTGCCTCCGGAGCTACCTGAGCCTGCTCTTGGTATCAATTTCGCTAGAGATGGTATGCAGAGGAAAGATTGGCTTTCTCTTGTTGCTGTTCACAGTGATTGTTGGttgctctctgtttctttctacTTTGGAGCCCGTCTTAATCGCAATGAGAg GAAGCGGTTATTCAGTCTGATCAACGATCTCCCAACTCTCTTCGATGTAGTGACTGGTAGGAAAGCCATGAAAGACAACAAGCCAAGCTCGGACTCAGGAAGCAAATCCAGAAATGGCACTAAG AGATCAATAGACGGGCAGACAAAGAGCTCAACACCGAAACTAATGGAAGAGAGCtatgaggaggaggaagaagaagacgagcaTGGAGACACTCTCTGTGGAAGCTGTGGAGGTCATTACACAAATGAGGAGTTCTGGATTTGCTGTGATGTTTGTGAACGTTGGTACCATGGAAAATGCGTCAAGATAACTCCGGCTAAAGCAGAGAGCATCAAGCAGTATAAATGCCCGCCTTGCTGTGCAAAGAAAGGAAGACAGTGA
- the AL2 gene encoding alfin-like 2 (alfin-like 2 (AL2); CONTAINS InterPro DOMAIN/s: Zinc finger, PHD-type, conserved site (InterPro:IPR019786), Protein of unknown function DUF3594 (InterPro:IPR021998), Zinc finger, PHD-type (InterPro:IPR001965), Zinc finger, FYVE/PHD-type (InterPro:IPR011011), Zinc finger, PHD-finger (InterPro:IPR019787); BEST Arabidopsis thaliana protein match is: alfin-like 1 (TAIR:AT5G05610.2); Has 35333 Blast hits to 34131 proteins in 2444 species: Archae - 798; Bacteria - 22429; Metazoa - 974; Fungi - 991; Plants - 531; Viruses - 0; Other Eukaryotes - 9610 (source: NCBI BLink).), protein MRSGYERFRLLDTLLCVLLRFDFNFWVFVVIEKENLCLYGHPNESWEVNLPAEEVPPELPEPALGINFARDGMQRKDWLSLVAVHSDCWLLSVSFYFGARLNRNERKRLFSLINDLPTLFDVVTGRKAMKDNKPSSDSGSKSRNGTKRSIDGQTKSSTPKLMEESYEEEEEEDEHGDTLCGSCGGHYTNEEFWICCDVCERWYHGKCVKITPAKAESIKQYKCPPCCAKKGRQ, encoded by the exons ATGCGATCCGGGTATGAAAGATTTCGACTTTTAGATACCcttttatgtgttttattgagatttgatttcaatttttgggTGTTTGTGGTTATAGAAAAGGAGAATTTGTGTTTGTACGGACACCCTAATGAGTCATGGGAAGTGAATCTACCAGCAGAGGAAGTGCCTCCGGAGCTACCTGAGCCTGCTCTTGGTATCAATTTCGCTAGAGATGGTATGCAGAGGAAAGATTGGCTTTCTCTTGTTGCTGTTCACAGTGATTGTTGGttgctctctgtttctttctacTTTGGAGCCCGTCTTAATCGCAATGAGAg GAAGCGGTTATTCAGTCTGATCAACGATCTCCCAACTCTCTTCGATGTAGTGACTGGTAGGAAAGCCATGAAAGACAACAAGCCAAGCTCGGACTCAGGAAGCAAATCCAGAAATGGCACTAAG AGATCAATAGACGGGCAGACAAAGAGCTCAACACCGAAACTAATGGAAGAGAGCtatgaggaggaggaagaagaagacgagcaTGGAGACACTCTCTGTGGAAGCTGTGGAGGTCATTACACAAATGAGGAGTTCTGGATTTGCTGTGATGTTTGTGAACGTTGGTACCATGGAAAATGCGTCAAGATAACTCCGGCTAAAGCAGAGAGCATCAAGCAGTATAAATGCCCGCCTTGCTGTGCAAAGAAAGGAAGACAGTGA
- a CDS encoding SGNH hydrolase-type esterase superfamily protein (SGNH hydrolase-type esterase superfamily protein; FUNCTIONS IN: hydrolase activity, hydrolase activity, acting on ester bonds, carboxylesterase activity; INVOLVED IN: lipid metabolic process; LOCATED IN: cellular_component unknown; EXPRESSED IN: 20 plant structures; EXPRESSED DURING: 12 growth stages; CONTAINS InterPro DOMAIN/s: Esterase, SGNH hydrolase-type, subgroup (InterPro:IPR013831), Lipase, GDSL (InterPro:IPR001087), Esterase, SGNH hydrolase-type (InterPro:IPR013830); BEST Arabidopsis thaliana protein match is: SGNH hydrolase-type esterase superfamily protein (TAIR:AT2G38180.1); Has 768 Blast hits to 767 proteins in 294 species: Archae - 0; Bacteria - 304; Metazoa - 76; Fungi - 152; Plants - 166; Viruses - 0; Other Eukaryotes - 70 (source: NCBI BLink).) has translation MVGPARPQIVLFGSSIVQMSFGHGGWGAILSEVYARKADIILRGYYGWNSSRALEVVDQVFPKDAAVQPSLVIVYFGGNDSMAPHSSGLGPHVPLTEYVDNMKKIALHLQSLSDFTRIIFLSSPPVDEAKVRQNQSPYLSEVIRTNDLCKTYSDACVELCQELGLEVVDLFSTFQKADDWKTVCFTDGIHLSAQGSKIVAGEILRVVKEAEWHPSLHWKSMPTEFADDSPYDLVSADGKQTVNSSEWTYFWEEQWD, from the exons ATGGTTGGACCCGCGCGGCCTCAGATCGTTTTGTTTGGATCTTCCATTGTTCAGATGAGCTTTGGCCATGGTGGTTGGGGCGCCATTCTTTCCGAGGTCTACGCTCGTAAG GCCGACATCATTCTGCGAGGATATTATGGATGGAACTCTTCTCGTGCTTTGGAAGTTGTCGACCAAGTGTTCCCCAAG GATGCTGCAGTACAACCTTCTCTGGTCATTGTCTATTTTGGAGGAAACGACTCAATGGCGCCTCACTCGTCTGGACTAGGACCTCATGTACCACTTACTGAATATGTTGATAACATGAAGAAGATCGCTCTTCATCTTCAG AGCCTTTCAGACTTCACCCGAATCATATTTCTTAGTTCTCCTCCAGTGGATGAGGCTAAAGTTCGCCAGAACCAAAG CCCATACTTGAGCGAGGTAATCCGCACAAACGACCTCTGCAAGACTTATTCAGATGCTTGTGTAGAGCTGTGCCAAGAACTCGGCCTAGAAGTAGTTGATCTCTTCTCTACTTTTCAGAAAGCAGATGACTGGAAAACTGTTTGCTTCAC AGACGGGATTCATTTGTCAGCACAAGGAAGCAAAATAGTAGCGGGAGAGATACTAAGAGTGGTTAAAGAAGCGGAATGGCATCCATCACTTCACTGGAAATCAATGCCAACAGAATTCGCAGATGACTCTCCTTATGATCTTGTATCAGCAGATGGCAAACAGACAGTAAATTCTTCAGAATGGACTTATTTCTGGGAAGAACAATGGGACTAA